The Natronincola ferrireducens genome includes a window with the following:
- a CDS encoding M55 family metallopeptidase, whose translation MKIYISADIEGITGIVDWNETEMGKDDYIPFAEQMIQEVKAACEGAVNAGAEEIWIKDAHHYARNLKINDFPTSVKLIRGWSGHPFCMMQELDESFDAVIMIGYHSGCGSNGNPLAHTLDVSNVQYIKINDEVASEFLINAYASALVGVPVVFVSGDEELCKNVIHLNENIKTLAANKGIGNSVISIHPETTVKLIKDGVELAINQGVHQCNIKLPSSLKIEIGYVQHAKAYRASFYPGAKQLSVNSILYETDNYFDVLRLLQFVL comes from the coding sequence ATGAAAATTTATATTAGTGCTGATATTGAAGGAATAACAGGGATTGTAGATTGGAATGAAACAGAAATGGGAAAGGATGATTACATCCCCTTTGCTGAACAAATGATTCAAGAAGTAAAAGCAGCATGTGAAGGAGCAGTCAATGCTGGGGCAGAGGAGATATGGATTAAGGATGCTCATCATTATGCTAGAAATTTAAAGATCAATGATTTTCCTACCAGTGTCAAACTCATTAGAGGGTGGAGTGGACATCCCTTTTGCATGATGCAGGAATTAGACGAATCCTTTGATGCTGTCATTATGATAGGCTATCACTCTGGTTGTGGAAGTAATGGAAACCCTTTAGCTCATACGTTAGATGTATCTAATGTCCAATACATAAAGATTAATGATGAGGTAGCCAGTGAATTTTTAATCAATGCCTATGCCTCTGCATTGGTTGGTGTCCCTGTAGTTTTTGTTAGTGGTGATGAAGAACTCTGTAAAAATGTTATCCATCTAAATGAAAATATCAAAACCCTTGCTGCAAACAAAGGGATAGGAAACTCTGTGATTAGTATACATCCAGAAACTACAGTAAAGTTAATAAAAGATGGAGTGGAATTAGCAATAAATCAAGGAGTTCATCAATGCAATATAAAGCTACCCTCTAGCCTCAAGATAGAGATAGGCTATGTCCAACATGCAAAGGCCTATAGAGCTTCCTTTTATCCTGGGGCAAAACAATTATCTGTAAATAGTATTTTATATGAAACTGATAATTACTTTGATGTGTTGAGGTTGCTACAGTTTGTTCTATAA
- a CDS encoding aminotransferase class I/II-fold pyridoxal phosphate-dependent enzyme: protein MKINPFKLERYFAIYEFTAKYLLSPSDCESLPMEQLLKGADEESLKLWKDLKLGYTESRGHPILREEITKLYHNINVDDVITIVPEEGIFIAMNAILEEGDHVIVVDPIYQSLSEIPKSLGCSVTNWTVKLKDHRWSLDIDFLEKSICEKTKMIIVNFPHNPTGYLPTKEEFSKIIEIAKKHDLYLFSDEMYWLLEHREGEGLPSAGDTYEKGISLFGLSKTFSLPGLRLGWLVTQDKALMDKIANFKDYTTICGSASSEVLGIMALRQKETILKKNRERILDNKASAKDFFKRYNELFTWIEPRGGSIAFPKLSEKIKVVEFCDRVVKDKSIMILPGETFDYDGNHFRIGLGRENFKQILKELEAYIIEEIKNYY, encoded by the coding sequence ATGAAAATTAATCCATTTAAATTAGAGCGGTATTTTGCTATTTATGAATTTACAGCCAAATATTTGTTAAGCCCTTCAGATTGTGAAAGTTTACCTATGGAACAATTACTTAAGGGAGCTGATGAAGAGAGCTTAAAGCTATGGAAGGATTTAAAACTAGGATATACAGAATCAAGAGGTCATCCTATTTTAAGAGAAGAAATTACAAAGCTTTATCATAACATCAATGTAGATGACGTCATCACCATTGTCCCTGAAGAAGGTATCTTCATAGCTATGAATGCCATTCTAGAGGAGGGAGATCATGTGATTGTAGTAGATCCCATCTATCAATCCTTATCGGAAATCCCAAAATCATTAGGCTGTAGTGTGACGAATTGGACTGTGAAATTAAAGGATCATCGGTGGTCTTTAGATATAGATTTTTTAGAAAAAAGTATTTGTGAGAAAACAAAAATGATAATTGTTAATTTCCCCCATAATCCAACCGGTTATTTACCGACAAAAGAGGAGTTCAGTAAAATTATTGAAATTGCAAAAAAACATGATCTATACTTATTCTCAGATGAAATGTACTGGTTGTTAGAGCATAGGGAGGGGGAAGGGCTGCCTTCGGCAGGAGATACCTATGAAAAGGGAATATCTCTGTTCGGTCTTTCAAAGACCTTTAGCCTTCCTGGACTAAGACTTGGATGGCTTGTTACTCAAGATAAGGCTTTAATGGACAAGATAGCAAATTTTAAGGATTACACAACCATATGCGGTAGTGCTTCTAGTGAAGTCTTAGGTATTATGGCCTTGAGACAGAAAGAAACTATTTTAAAGAAAAATCGAGAAAGAATTTTAGATAATAAGGCCTCGGCAAAAGACTTCTTTAAAAGGTATAATGAGCTTTTTACATGGATCGAACCTAGGGGAGGTTCTATAGCTTTCCCTAAGCTAAGTGAAAAAATAAAGGTTGTAGAATTTTGTGATAGGGTGGTAAAAGATAAGAGTATTATGATTTTACCAGGAGAAACCTTTGATTATGATGGAAATCACTTTAGAATAGGCTTGGGTAGGGAAAATTTCAAACAAATTCTTAAGGAACTAGAAGCATATATAATAGAAGAAATTAAAAATTATTATTAA
- a CDS encoding CBS domain-containing protein, with protein sequence MLAKDIMTKEVIRVKKDSTVEEVIKLVLEHNISGLPVVDDENNVIGIITEGDLIYRSKKLHIPTYFTLLDSYIFLENPQNLEAQLKKMVGYKVKDVMTSKVIMVDLEETIEEIATLMSEKNINRVPVVKEGKLMGIVSRRDIIKAYANK encoded by the coding sequence ATGTTGGCCAAAGATATTATGACAAAGGAAGTTATAAGGGTTAAAAAAGACAGCACTGTTGAAGAAGTAATTAAGCTGGTATTGGAACATAATATCAGTGGGTTACCGGTAGTAGACGATGAAAATAATGTAATAGGTATTATAACAGAAGGTGATTTAATCTATAGAAGTAAAAAATTACATATACCCACTTATTTTACCCTATTAGATAGTTATATTTTTTTAGAAAACCCTCAAAATCTAGAGGCACAGCTAAAAAAAATGGTGGGGTATAAGGTGAAGGATGTTATGACATCCAAAGTCATTATGGTAGATCTTGAAGAAACCATTGAAGAGATTGCCACCCTCATGTCAGAAAAAAACATTAATAGAGTTCCAGTAGTAAAAGAGGGAAAACTAATGGGCATCGTAAGCAGAAGAGATATTATAAAAGCCTATGCTAATAAATAG
- a CDS encoding Na+/H+ antiporter subunit E has product MKDKQIGFTPKNIYLFIPLFLFWLVLSPRLSTEAVVSGIIVSLIIVIYSKDIAFSHKEMPLYYGKKFLLFLKFIGRLLVEIVKANIEVAMVVLNPSLPISPKFVKVPMMLKNDVMKTIYGNSVTLTPGTLTVDVTEGDFVIHALTEDAAEAMKGSIIEKYCILMEEEKK; this is encoded by the coding sequence ATGAAGGATAAGCAGATTGGGTTTACCCCCAAAAATATTTATTTATTTATACCCTTATTTTTATTTTGGTTGGTCTTATCTCCTCGGTTATCTACAGAGGCAGTTGTATCAGGAATAATCGTTTCTCTTATCATTGTGATCTATTCCAAGGATATTGCCTTTAGCCATAAGGAGATGCCCCTGTACTATGGGAAAAAATTTCTACTGTTTTTAAAATTTATTGGAAGGCTCTTAGTGGAAATCGTCAAAGCAAATATTGAAGTAGCAATGGTTGTACTCAATCCATCTTTACCTATCTCTCCAAAGTTTGTTAAAGTGCCTATGATGTTAAAAAATGATGTCATGAAAACAATTTATGGAAACTCTGTAACCTTAACTCCCGGCACATTAACAGTGGATGTTACAGAGGGTGATTTTGTGATTCATGCTTTAACGGAGGATGCAGCAGAAGCTATGAAGGGTTCCATTATAGAAAAATACTGCATTTTAATGGAGGAAGAGAAAAAATGA
- a CDS encoding monovalent cation/H+ antiporter complex subunit F encodes MITQGYIAMTIFLALMAFPCLYRAYVGPTATDRVVAINVVTTKVTILIALLAIITDQDAFIDVALIYAMMGFIATICVSKYIEKGNLM; translated from the coding sequence ATGATTACTCAAGGATATATTGCGATGACCATATTTTTAGCATTGATGGCCTTCCCATGTCTTTATAGAGCCTATGTTGGGCCTACAGCCACAGATAGAGTAGTGGCCATCAATGTTGTTACCACTAAGGTGACTATATTAATTGCACTTCTAGCTATTATAACTGATCAGGATGCCTTCATTGATGTGGCCTTGATTTATGCCATGATGGGTTTTATTGCCACCATCTGTGTTTCTAAGTATATAGAAAAAGGAAATTTGATGTAA
- the mnhG gene encoding monovalent cation/H(+) antiporter subunit G: MIIDGIIILLLLGSAFFFLVGTVGLIRMPDAFCRMHATTKCDTLGAGLALLAIIAYRGFSIVSIKLLIILVFIWVTNPTSAHIIAKAAYKQRKVDIDK; the protein is encoded by the coding sequence TTGATTATAGACGGAATAATAATTCTGCTACTTTTAGGAAGTGCCTTCTTTTTCCTTGTAGGAACAGTGGGTCTAATAAGAATGCCTGATGCTTTTTGCCGTATGCATGCTACCACAAAGTGTGATACATTAGGGGCGGGATTAGCATTATTAGCCATCATTGCTTATAGGGGCTTTAGTATAGTAAGCATTAAGCTTCTAATAATACTAGTATTCATTTGGGTTACAAATCCTACTTCAGCCCATATCATTGCTAAAGCTGCTTATAAGCAAAGGAAAGTAGATATTGATAAATAA
- a CDS encoding hydrogenase subunit MbhD domain-containing protein: MQLLNVILIIFLIMCAIAVEKTKDLLSAIVIFAAYSLVMAVLWLLLKAPDIAMTEAAIGAGVTTILFVAVISKTRRMEK; this comes from the coding sequence ATGCAACTATTAAATGTTATTTTGATTATTTTTTTAATTATGTGTGCTATTGCAGTAGAAAAAACCAAGGATTTATTAAGTGCCATTGTTATTTTTGCTGCCTACAGTTTGGTAATGGCTGTATTATGGCTATTACTAAAGGCACCAGATATTGCTATGACAGAAGCTGCCATTGGAGCAGGAGTAACCACGATATTGTTTGTGGCAGTAATTAGTAAAACAAGGAGGATGGAAAAGTGA
- the mbhE gene encoding hydrogen gas-evolving membrane-bound hydrogenase subunit E — translation MKKGIIMLALGGLLIVMISSIFKMPPLGNVTNPSYNEVAQHYIERAAEETRTPNVVSAIITDYRAFDTLGETTVLFTSIAAVISVLKGNADACKKKEDQ, via the coding sequence GTGAAAAAGGGAATTATTATGTTGGCCTTAGGAGGTTTATTGATTGTAATGATTTCTAGTATTTTTAAGATGCCTCCTTTAGGGAATGTCACCAACCCCTCCTACAATGAAGTGGCCCAGCATTATATTGAAAGAGCTGCAGAAGAAACTAGAACACCAAATGTCGTATCTGCTATTATTACAGACTATAGGGCTTTTGATACCCTTGGGGAAACCACTGTATTATTTACCTCTATTGCAGCAGTAATATCGGTTCTAAAGGGTAATGCTGATGCTTGTAAGAAGAAGGAGGACCAGTAG
- a CDS encoding MnhB domain-containing protein: MDDLIVKTVARLIIPFIQVYGIFIVMHGHLSPGGGFAGGAILGASFILYTLAFGLHKGHKKIPHEISSKVETGGILWFIFIGFIGIWTGHQFLTNKEAGFYMGDTGRVISAGLIPLATFGIGGKVASTMITLFHTLIEEDL; the protein is encoded by the coding sequence ATGGATGATTTAATTGTAAAAACTGTGGCGAGGCTCATTATTCCTTTTATACAGGTTTATGGCATTTTTATTGTGATGCATGGACATTTATCTCCTGGAGGCGGGTTTGCGGGAGGAGCAATTTTAGGGGCTAGCTTTATTTTATATACATTGGCCTTTGGTCTTCATAAAGGACACAAGAAGATCCCCCATGAAATATCATCAAAAGTTGAAACTGGTGGGATTTTATGGTTTATTTTTATAGGTTTTATAGGAATTTGGACAGGACATCAGTTTTTGACAAATAAAGAAGCTGGTTTTTATATGGGGGATACCGGGAGAGTTATTAGTGCAGGACTTATACCCTTAGCAACCTTTGGAATTGGTGGGAAGGTGGCCAGTACCATGATTACACTTTTCCATACCCTTATAGAGGAGGATTTATAA
- a CDS encoding cation:proton antiporter subunit C has product MDSLQLIIDNINYIGSAFLFVIGLYTVLTHSNLLKKIIGVNIMETSVFLFFVSIGYVFGGKSPILEVEGGSPLYVNPLPSAMILTGIVVAVSITAYALSIVIKIYDAYGTIELDEIMKIRGGGKNE; this is encoded by the coding sequence ATGGATAGCCTACAATTGATTATAGATAACATCAACTATATTGGGTCGGCTTTTTTATTTGTCATTGGTCTTTATACGGTACTAACCCACTCCAACCTATTAAAGAAGATTATAGGGGTAAATATTATGGAGACCTCCGTGTTTTTGTTTTTTGTCTCTATAGGCTATGTATTTGGAGGAAAGTCCCCCATCTTAGAAGTAGAAGGTGGAAGTCCTTTGTACGTAAATCCTCTACCATCAGCTATGATTTTGACGGGAATTGTCGTGGCGGTCAGCATCACTGCCTACGCCCTTAGTATTGTTATAAAAATCTACGATGCCTATGGAACAATTGAACTTGATGAAATCATGAAAATAAGGGGTGGGGGAAAGAATGAATAG
- a CDS encoding complex I subunit 5 family protein — MNSIHFPVYILLLMLLTAVIIPVGKNIFDLKFKASIMGVLGVTWVLALTTLIHVMRNGGYRYNFGNWPSSIGIEFIIDEFSAMMTFVIITMSILVLIYSLRDIEHEISAVQITRYYTLVFLLLFSMIGITLTNDLFNLYVFMEILSLTSCGIISIKKKKENLLATLKYLMLGTIGSVSVLMGIALLYMVTGNLNMTENYKIIAETWQLYPRNILIALGFVLTGFGIKAAVFPLHSWLPDAHSTAPTPSSALLSGLVVKVYVFAAMKLLFRVVGIEIIDTINVPQFITYFAVTGMIMGSVFAIGQKDIKRLLAYSSVAQIGYIFLGLGLGTVQGFSAALFHVVTHALMKSALFLSAGAIIYKKGKRDIREFEGIGYEMPITMIVFSIAALGMIGIPGINGFMSKWYLSFAVLEAGKPIYLLLILVSSFLNAVYYLPIIITAFLRESKERKNEMIMDGLPRTMTVPMVIIASLCIVIGFFPQIVMIIVERAVPTFF, encoded by the coding sequence ATGAATAGTATACATTTTCCTGTGTATATTCTACTTTTGATGCTGCTAACTGCTGTCATCATTCCAGTAGGAAAAAATATATTTGATTTGAAATTTAAGGCCTCTATTATGGGGGTTTTAGGAGTAACATGGGTTCTTGCTTTGACAACGCTAATTCATGTTATGAGAAATGGAGGATATAGATATAACTTTGGCAACTGGCCCAGCTCCATTGGCATTGAATTTATTATAGATGAATTTTCAGCTATGATGACTTTTGTAATTATCACCATGTCGATATTAGTGTTGATATACTCTTTAAGGGATATTGAACATGAAATATCAGCTGTACAAATTACACGATATTATACACTGGTATTTTTATTGTTGTTTTCTATGATAGGGATTACCCTTACTAATGACTTATTTAATTTATATGTATTTATGGAGATATTGTCCTTGACCTCCTGTGGAATTATTTCTATTAAAAAGAAGAAGGAAAATCTATTGGCAACCCTAAAATATTTAATGTTGGGAACTATAGGTTCTGTTTCAGTTTTAATGGGAATTGCATTACTATATATGGTAACTGGAAATCTTAATATGACGGAAAACTATAAAATTATTGCTGAAACATGGCAGTTATATCCACGAAATATACTGATAGCTTTAGGATTCGTATTAACAGGATTCGGTATTAAGGCGGCGGTGTTTCCACTGCACAGTTGGTTACCGGATGCCCATTCAACTGCACCTACACCCTCTAGTGCTTTACTATCTGGATTGGTTGTAAAGGTCTATGTTTTTGCAGCGATGAAGCTATTATTTAGGGTGGTTGGCATTGAAATTATTGATACCATAAATGTACCACAGTTTATTACCTATTTTGCTGTCACTGGGATGATTATGGGATCTGTGTTTGCTATTGGACAGAAGGATATTAAACGCCTCTTGGCTTATTCTAGTGTTGCTCAAATTGGTTATATATTTTTAGGTCTAGGCTTAGGAACGGTTCAAGGTTTTTCAGCAGCGTTATTTCATGTAGTAACCCATGCCCTTATGAAGTCAGCTCTGTTTTTAAGTGCAGGGGCTATTATTTATAAAAAAGGAAAACGGGATATCAGAGAATTTGAAGGAATAGGCTATGAAATGCCTATTACCATGATAGTTTTTTCTATAGCAGCGTTGGGGATGATTGGTATACCTGGTATTAATGGATTTATGAGCAAGTGGTATTTAAGCTTTGCTGTATTAGAGGCGGGGAAACCCATTTATTTACTATTAATCCTAGTAAGTAGCTTTCTAAATGCAGTATACTATCTTCCTATTATCATTACAGCGTTTTTGAGAGAGAGTAAGGAACGAAAAAATGAAATGATTATGGACGGTTTACCTAGAACGATGACAGTGCCTATGGTGATTATAGCCTCCCTATGTATTGTTATTGGATTTTTTCCCCAAATCGTCATGATAATCGTTGAGAGGGCGGTACCAACCTTTTTCTAG
- a CDS encoding complex I subunit 5 family protein — MKATGMAKKLRGLKHPLDYFSINCILIFFISIIFIFGFVVFTLPGLEGNGLQKLVKVGPEFIDFITNFKELPLLVVLFSLISGPIEATLGKRSETLRDSTVVDNTFISLIMTLAMYPQVAQGKIEYTIKGLFGYGLHFHVDMLSFIMAATAGILWFLVSIYAHDYMPIEQHRNRFYLWMSITYGGILGTVMAGDLLTMFLFFELMTFSSYMLVAHNQSKESILAGDSYIYMGVVGGLCILLGMILLITQTNTLHFVPLAAALKELGGMKYLITGLFVFGFGIKAGMLPLHIWLPKAHPVAPTPASALLSGILIKVGAYGILRVATSILVPSIDEIIGYKDPLWEVSQKLGVLIIWLGIITMVVGVFMALQQSNMKKMLAYHSISQMGYIIMGIGVAAYLGYKGAMGFSGSIYHIINHALFKALLFMAVGLVYLRTHELDMYKLGGLWRKMPFTAFVTIIAALGITGMPGFNGFASKSILHHAIIEAYEYGHPSFRYAEMIFTVVSAGTVCSFIKLFSYVFLGKCPEKYEKIDGEKGMMDMAMAGLAMLIIAVGQAPNYILNQFIIPAARSLTYDPAFIDKYLVDMNFFNSKDLTGMIWVYLLGIAIFILGKKYHLFHLHLPTWMSFENVLYRPIYRGVLATANTITERYEVGIIKSDVVIYTLILTSTLLLLIRFG, encoded by the coding sequence ATGAAAGCCACGGGAATGGCGAAAAAATTAAGGGGTTTAAAGCACCCTTTGGATTATTTTTCTATTAACTGCATACTTATATTTTTTATAAGTATAATTTTTATTTTTGGTTTTGTAGTCTTTACATTACCAGGTTTAGAAGGAAACGGATTACAAAAACTTGTAAAAGTTGGGCCAGAGTTTATTGATTTTATAACTAACTTTAAGGAATTACCCTTACTAGTTGTTTTATTTTCATTAATTAGTGGTCCAATAGAGGCTACTTTGGGTAAAAGATCGGAAACCCTAAGGGACTCTACGGTAGTGGATAATACATTTATAAGTTTAATAATGACTTTAGCAATGTATCCACAGGTAGCCCAAGGGAAAATTGAATATACGATAAAAGGACTATTTGGATATGGCTTGCACTTTCATGTAGATATGCTGAGCTTTATTATGGCGGCAACTGCTGGAATCCTTTGGTTTTTAGTCAGTATCTATGCCCATGATTATATGCCAATAGAACAGCATAGAAACCGCTTTTATCTTTGGATGTCTATAACCTATGGGGGAATTTTAGGAACAGTGATGGCTGGAGATCTTTTAACGATGTTTTTGTTCTTTGAATTAATGACCTTTAGTTCCTATATGCTGGTTGCCCATAACCAATCTAAGGAATCTATTTTGGCGGGGGACAGCTATATTTACATGGGGGTAGTGGGGGGACTATGTATTTTGTTAGGTATGATTCTGTTGATTACCCAAACCAATACCCTTCATTTTGTACCCCTAGCTGCTGCATTGAAGGAATTGGGAGGGATGAAGTATTTAATTACTGGTCTTTTTGTATTTGGGTTTGGAATTAAGGCAGGAATGCTGCCCCTCCACATCTGGTTACCTAAGGCCCATCCAGTAGCTCCAACTCCAGCTAGTGCCCTCCTCTCAGGAATATTGATAAAGGTAGGAGCATATGGTATATTAAGGGTAGCCACAAGCATCTTGGTACCCAGCATAGATGAAATTATCGGTTATAAGGACCCCCTATGGGAGGTTTCTCAAAAACTGGGGGTATTAATTATCTGGTTAGGTATCATTACAATGGTGGTGGGGGTTTTTATGGCCCTCCAACAAAGTAATATGAAGAAAATGCTGGCATACCATAGTATTAGCCAAATGGGTTATATTATCATGGGAATAGGTGTAGCTGCCTATCTGGGTTATAAAGGTGCTATGGGTTTCTCAGGAAGTATTTATCATATTATAAACCATGCACTATTTAAAGCATTGTTATTTATGGCGGTGGGTTTAGTCTACTTAAGAACCCATGAATTGGATATGTATAAACTAGGTGGCTTATGGAGAAAAATGCCCTTTACAGCCTTTGTAACGATTATTGCAGCTCTGGGAATTACCGGTATGCCTGGGTTTAATGGATTTGCTAGCAAATCTATATTACACCATGCTATTATTGAAGCCTATGAGTATGGCCACCCATCCTTTAGGTATGCTGAAATGATCTTTACAGTTGTTAGTGCAGGCACAGTATGCTCCTTTATCAAATTATTTAGCTATGTATTTTTAGGGAAATGCCCTGAAAAGTATGAAAAAATTGACGGGGAAAAGGGTATGATGGATATGGCCATGGCAGGTCTTGCAATGTTGATTATAGCTGTTGGGCAGGCACCAAATTATATTTTAAATCAATTTATTATCCCAGCAGCCAGAAGCTTGACCTATGACCCTGCTTTTATTGATAAATATTTAGTAGACATGAATTTCTTTAACTCTAAGGATTTAACAGGAATGATTTGGGTATATCTATTGGGAATAGCTATATTTATTTTAGGTAAGAAGTATCATTTATTTCATTTACACTTACCTACATGGATGAGCTTTGAAAATGTCTTATATAGACCTATTTATAGAGGCGTCTTGGCCACAGCTAATACAATCACTGAACGATATGAAGTAGGTATTATTAAAAGTGATGTAGTCATTTATACCCTTATTTTAACAAGCACTCTGCTTTTGTTAATAAGGTTTGGTTGA
- a CDS encoding complex I subunit 5 family protein, which translates to MDVGASVVRLGLPSLVISFAILEVLILPFIGNKTQQIRRNTVKAFIFLTTVFVALTYREVLNEPIIYEISGVFEMGIIFKIDLLNYLFIILAGVLWLVIGYYSLEDTNYFFYTITYIATIGTLMAGDLLSFFLFFEMMTFSSYALMVYHRGEEQLEAGNVYIYMGIIGGLCILSGILMLSAYTGSFEWTHLAMQFSEMGFIKYFIAAFLIIGFGIKSAMFPFHFWVPRIYGGAPISVNALSSGMLMKVGAYGMLKVVSVIFSADVSETTLWTDAVWKVSNHIGVVIIWLGILTMIVGVFMALQQGNMKKMLAYHSVSQMGYIIMGIGVAAYLGFQGPMGFIGSIYHMLNHSLFKVLLFMVAGIVYIRTRELNMYELGGLWKKMPITAVLCLIAVFGITGMPGFNGFASKSILHHAIIEAYEYGHPSFKYAELFFKLVSAGTVCSFIKFFSYIFLGEEKEKYQNIKGDSGRIAGAMAVLAIFIIIIGVRPYMLMDRLFIPMTASFAYDPVFMEKYIVDMNFWNAKDIIGMVGVYTLGFGMFIISSKYHLFHLNLPRWANTEAYVYTPVTDICEKFPNYCVNKYENKIIFGDVLIYAILLTIILAFLLLSGF; encoded by the coding sequence ATGGACGTAGGTGCTTCGGTGGTAAGATTAGGACTACCATCTTTAGTGATAAGCTTTGCTATTTTGGAAGTGCTTATTCTTCCCTTTATTGGGAATAAAACTCAACAAATAAGAAGGAATACTGTTAAAGCCTTTATATTCTTAACAACGGTCTTTGTAGCTTTGACCTATAGGGAAGTACTAAATGAACCAATCATTTATGAAATCAGCGGCGTTTTTGAGATGGGAATTATTTTTAAAATTGATTTATTAAATTATCTCTTTATTATTTTAGCAGGTGTTCTATGGCTGGTAATAGGATACTATAGTTTAGAGGATACAAATTATTTCTTCTACACCATCACCTATATAGCAACTATAGGAACATTGATGGCAGGAGATTTATTGAGCTTTTTCCTCTTTTTTGAAATGATGACCTTCAGCTCCTATGCTTTGATGGTTTATCATAGGGGAGAAGAACAGCTTGAGGCAGGAAATGTCTATATTTATATGGGGATCATTGGAGGATTATGTATTTTAAGTGGGATTCTTATGTTATCCGCCTATACAGGAAGCTTTGAATGGACCCATCTAGCTATGCAGTTCAGTGAAATGGGCTTTATAAAATATTTCATTGCAGCCTTTTTAATTATTGGATTTGGTATAAAGTCCGCTATGTTTCCTTTCCATTTTTGGGTTCCAAGGATTTATGGTGGTGCTCCAATATCAGTTAATGCCCTATCCTCTGGGATGCTGATGAAGGTAGGGGCCTATGGTATGCTAAAGGTTGTATCGGTTATTTTCTCGGCAGATGTAAGTGAAACAACCCTTTGGACAGACGCAGTATGGAAGGTTTCTAATCATATAGGTGTAGTGATTATATGGTTGGGAATATTAACGATGATTGTTGGTGTTTTTATGGCATTACAGCAGGGTAATATGAAGAAGATGCTGGCATATCATAGTGTTAGTCAGATGGGTTATATTATTATGGGGATAGGTGTTGCTGCATATTTAGGCTTCCAAGGACCTATGGGCTTTATTGGGAGTATTTATCATATGTTGAACCACTCTCTATTTAAAGTATTGCTGTTCATGGTGGCAGGAATTGTGTATATAAGAACAAGGGAATTAAATATGTACGAACTGGGGGGGTTGTGGAAGAAAATGCCAATAACTGCAGTGTTGTGTCTAATAGCAGTATTTGGTATTACCGGTATGCCTGGATTTAATGGATTTGCCAGCAAATCTATATTGCATCATGCTATTATTGAAGCCTATGAGTATGGTCATCCATCTTTTAAATATGCTGAATTATTCTTTAAACTAGTAAGTGCGGGAACGGTATGCTCCTTTATAAAGTTCTTCTCTTATATTTTCCTAGGAGAAGAAAAAGAAAAGTACCAAAATATTAAAGGGGACAGTGGTAGAATTGCCGGAGCGATGGCGGTATTAGCAATATTCATCATTATTATTGGTGTAAGACCTTATATGCTGATGGATAGACTATTTATACCTATGACAGCTTCCTTTGCCTATGATCCTGTATTTATGGAAAAATACATTGTAGATATGAATTTCTGGAATGCTAAGGATATTATAGGTATGGTGGGGGTATATACTTTGGGTTTTGGTATGTTTATTATAAGTTCAAAATATCACTTATTTCACTTGAACCTACCTCGATGGGCAAATACAGAAGCCTATGTTTACACACCAGTAACAGACATTTGCGAAAAGTTTCCTAATTACTGTGTAAATAAGTATGAAAACAAAATTATTTTTGGTGATGTACTTATTTACGCAATTTTGCTAACAATTATATTAGCTTTTTTACTACTTTCAGGATTTTAA